ttataaaaaattaaaatttgatatgcctataaatagctcataatgagttaattaaaattttatcatataataaaaatgatgatataaataatattgttaattatttagagataaaaatgatttgattctaatcatgtttatataataacaaaaatgaactatcaaaatatttatttatataataatttatactttttatataaataatttttctttcgaGATTGTTTTCAATTGGAAAGTTcttttaactatatacatttttatatattgtgtattttaaatagtttaatacaaaacttacatttactaaaatattgtagaatctttaattttaataaattatatttttatttaggtataaaaagGTAATACTTCAGTATAATTAGTAtctcatattttgttattattattattgtattgaactTAGATTCAGGGACAAGAACCTTTGGCCACTAgctctattttattaattatttacattttatattaaatatgtaaaaaaatataataatacaattttttgattaatcttGAATTAGggacaattaattttgttatttattctgtTGGACTGCCGATcgattattatctatttttttaacactaaaaactttatcaataaataattattacttaattacttaatttttatttaatttgttttgtttatgatactgaacaaataattaatttttttgtttttttaaataatccaggtcaacgaaaatatttcaatatgtgATGTTCATCTTCCAAACTCAGAAAACTTTGATGGCTGCAATGATATTCAATTGAGTATTGGTCTGGGTTATGTTGCCCATTTAATTCTTATGATTtcctactttttaaatattccttTAAGATATCCAATTAACCACGTTGGATCACGTAGTAAAATTATCGATCATATTTCATTAGATATACAAGATAGAGAACGAttgtaagtttaaaaataaaatatgtgtatttttttaaactaattatctTGTTTTCAGGTTTCCTTTGTTTGGTCGAACTAAAGCTCGATTAGAATTTAACTATGCCGTTTAtttgctaaataaaaatattgcccAACTTCGTTGGTATAATGGTTATAGTACTAATGACTTGCGTACAACTTTGTACAATTGTTTAGTTATGTTGCAACCACAATCAAGTTTGtacgtttacatttttttcttctgcTATAAGAACATAAGGTGTACCTAATTTAAGCTAATCTAATTGAACATATtcttaactaataaatatattttatattgatacataataataactaagaaccattaagaaatattatagtttctttatttcttatataaatgttaaaagaaCTTTTTATTCACATGTGTTATCTTAGTCTAATGTGCATATAACATAGCAGATCTATTACCAGATTAGTGGTCCCTATTACACATGtaaatgtatcattaaataaaggtttatatatttttataaagtatataaatattaaaaatataatctattttgttctgatatttaaaaaaaaatttataatttatattattatttctacaataatttattttagatttttaaaggttaaataattcttttttggACGAAATAAGTTTGTCAATTAAATTAGTCTAATTTTCTAATCAAGTATTTAGCAatcaaataatgtacatataactGTACTCAGTGGTGGTCAAGTGATTTTTTTCACGAGGGGGAAGGATATggctgattttataatataatatatactacttaatcattaaatataatttatggttatgtcttatatcaatttttaaattaaggtaaattagtactttatttataacaagtgAGGAGTGTGttgttattgaatattcaCAATCATCGAGTGGGGTAATTcccatatattttgtataagcaATAAagcaactaaatattaattataacagccTTGTTTCTAGAATGAGTTTAGaatccaaataataatataatatgtttatgatcATAGTCAttgttttgagaaaaaaaaaataaaatttagtacattaacattatagtacaataaatacacaaatttaattgttataaatattaaagaaaaaaagtcaTGGTGGATCTATCCCCCTCATCCTTCCCCCGTTTGACCACCACTGACTGTATTTGATAGGATACCTCAACCAAGTGTCAGTAAGTGGACTCTCTTTTCGTTATTTTCTTCATTcaatataatggttttatcAAAAACGAGCATCTTTGTTAgttcttaatatatatttaataatattgcttaataaatataattttaatttgtggaACATTAACTACATGAATCAATTACAcgtgtttattaaatacatagacTTCATGAATACGTGTATTTAAAGAACgcgtttaaaattgttacctCTATACCAGATTCTtcactttatatataattaatattatagtaaattgacctattatttGTAGAGaagaaataatttgtttcatacttttattttaaaatgagttaaatttgaaaaatgaattatttatgtattaataactcattttaaaataaaaaatataggaaaaaaatgtatattctttttataaatgatatgtaGATTTGCaccaatattaactataaataaactgtattatGATTTGATATCTAGATTTTCTATGTAATGCATGCATATTATGGAGACAACACAAAAGAAAATAAGTGTACAatgttctaaaaatttaaaaattaaattagttacatCAAAGTATAACTTTACTAATTtttctaatcatttaaatcatattttattaaaatcaacagTTTATATAAGTGAATGACTACACAAATTTCCTGTTGTatgattgattattaaaatttatttatttttgtatgaaaaataaaatataatatcttatttattaaaaaggaCGCTATactcgcatgtgttgtctctgtcttactaacgtacatcataacaaattttcgttcagaaaaatacattttatgatgttagctttaatattagagtaaatttacctattatcaaatttaaaggtaagaatattatcgaGGCAATAACAtattgcttttattgatattatcattttaaagtgagttatgaacattttaaagttgtaatagtttatatagctataactcattttaaaataataatgtcaataaaaacatatgtcattgtctagataatattcttacatttaaattttataatagataaatttactctaatattaaagctaacatcataaaatgtattcttctgaacgaaaatttgttatgatgtacgttattaagacagagacaacatatgcgggtatagcgtcctcttaatTTAACAGATATTAAGAATTCATAACCATATTTAATGCACACATTTACTACATTAATTTATGACAATCTTAATTTTTGatcattgtaaattgtattaatctaCATATCTaatccaattattatttagattaaaactACAAACCTCAAAATTCACATCTTCAAATTCTTCATTAGAATCTTCTTTAAACATACCACCAAGATCTTCCCGAGATGTTTATAAAGAAGATACTAGTAGTTCAgatgattcaaaaataaaaggaaTACCTCACTCTTCATCAGATCCGTCACTAGCTGAGGATAAAACTCAagcatttaatgattttaactcATCATAACatgtattgaatattactCAATTTATATTGGCCAATGTTACCgactgttaaattaattaaacattttaagactGGTCTGTTTGATttctaagtaatttttaattcattattcttattaccgtttattataatagttataaatatttcattattatttatttataaccaatttgaatgctattactattatttatgggTATTCAacgtttattagttttttataatatacttacacaaatatttaacaatgtaaaaatatattttatatcattatttaatatgtatgttattacttatttgctatttgtaatataaagtaGCTTACAAGTTTTTTATCAACTATTtgtaaaaaagttttgaaaatgttaaaataatataacagtaagatataaattattttaggtacctatttctatttattcaataaattatgtggAGAATACaatgtttgataatataatctagGTAAAATCTCTAGCCTTTTTTAATGGAAGGccaaatctaaaatatgttttgacaTCACAAGGTAGAATAGTTTAAGATAGCTTGAaaggtaataaaatttaagaaagataaaaattattttataattcattaactgTTATACCTTTATaagtttagaaaa
This genomic stretch from Rhopalosiphum maidis isolate BTI-1 chromosome 3, ASM367621v3, whole genome shotgun sequence harbors:
- the LOC113558498 gene encoding UV radiation resistance-associated gene protein-like produces the protein MISYFLNIPLRYPINHVGSRSKIIDHISLDIQDRERLFPLFGRTKARLEFNYAVYLLNKNIAQLRWYNGYSTNDLRTTLYNCLVMLQPQSSLLKLQTSKFTSSNSSLESSLNIPPRSSRDVYKEDTSSSDDSKIKGIPHSSSDPSLAEDKTQAFNDFNSS